In the Vanacampus margaritifer isolate UIUO_Vmar chromosome 9, RoL_Vmar_1.0, whole genome shotgun sequence genome, GTACCTAGCAAGGGTTGTTGCAATGCACATTCAAAAGGAGCATGAAGGAAAAAGCAATCTGCATTGTTTGCACAGAAGTGAAGATAAAGACGTAAGTTTTCCCGAAAAGCTGAAAACCGCATTCCAAAAAgagaaactaaaaaaataattccccccaaaacaaCACGCACAAATCTAAAATAACTTCACCGACCTTTTGTAGGAAGGAGACTCAACTGCATTCGGAGGCGTCCGATCTCCAAGTCCTTCACGCGGCAAAGCTCCTCTGTGTACTCATCGACTGTCCTCTCGACAGCGTTAAATATTTCTTCCGCTAGTGCCGCAAGCCTCTCGTGGAGAAAGGTCTTCAAGGAGAGCATTTTGagggacaaaaataaatatataagttTAGATGAGGTACAGTATTTTACCACGAGAACAAGACGTCATGCCCCGCTTGTAAACACGGAAGTGAGCTGCCTAGTGCCTATGGTAGAAAAGTACACTCGTCTTCTGCCCCGTAGTGGAGCGGAGGTGAAACAGCAGGATAACATtttccaaaacaacaacaaaataaagtcGTACAATTACCACTAGTAGGAGACGAGCTCTCTCTAGTTGTACATGAAGGAATCACAGAATAAAGTATTTCAACTGTGCATCATGTTATGGAGGCTTAAATTAGTTTAGCTTAGTGAATGTTATGGTATTGTCattaaaagtgaaatattttaaaactgaATTCCATTTACgactgaaatgtcttctaattagtatattaacaccttagctgttcacaataggtactcctgcaagcctctagCCAATAGCTTTCGGAATGGATTCGGGTTCAAATTTCCCGCGCTCTGTCTGCCGATGTAACATCGAGTGCGTGTTGTGTATGTGACAAAGGGtatgtgcagttttattttccatcaacaggtggcagtagcgattcgaaatggaatattctacgttcagtagctttaagtacaatattttttggaGTGGCTTATGCAACCGCATTAACGTAGATAAACAAGACACTACGACAGTCTCTCAACagtttattatattttcttaaCATCTTCCTCAACCTCAAAATCCATCAACATCACAGACACGTAATGGGCACGCCCCTCTCTCGAAAAGTATCCAATGAGAACGCGGCTCATGCAAGGCTACAAGGAGGTGAAAGTCACAGCATCGTCAACACACAGGACAGGAGACACAGATATtaatttgaatcatttttcctcacAACTGGACACACTCATACAAATGGGAATGATAACACTGCACAAGTACTTTCAATTCAAAAGAAGGATTGCTATCGGTCTACAAGTGTTGATGCACCGTGTGTGCAAATATCTGTTGCACTACGCACAACTattgatgctatttgttagcctgggttttgcattgtttgttagcattaagctagcagaagcCAAAGatgtgtggttgttttaaattgaCGTGTAAATCTcccttttatgtttagtttgactgtAAACTTCAAGaaagagtggcaataaacagctttaGCCTCTTTTTTTGTAAGAATTCTTCATTATCTGCCCAACGGCTTGCTTGTTATGCCGCCACGTGGCACCCCTGTATTTAATCGCTGTGTTGAAGTTCAaagttcaaactgtgcataatgtaaCATTGCCGAAcaatattaaatatacttttaggAATATGACCTCTAGTACATTTTAAAGTGGGTCATGATGGTGGTACTTGGAgccaagcaattttttttaagggagtATAAAAAGTCCAAGAATCACTGATTTAGGGTCTTCAATAataatgttttgggaatgtgggaggaagcaagAGGATGTGGAGAAcacaaacccagaacctcagaactgtgaggcaaacCGGCAAACCACCAGTTCACCTGCCAAATAAACGCTACCTATGACTATGATAAATACTACGACATACATTTCTTTGCTCAACATTTGAGGTCATTGAGGCGCATTGGGCCTCTTGTGGGCAATTCTCACATGCCTCCCGAGAGACTCCATCCATTTGAAGGCCTTGCTGCAGTAAATGCACACGTAGTGTTTTCCCTCGGTGTGTATGGTTTGGTGTCTGTTGAGCGCGCTGGTGGTGATGAAGCTCTTCCTGCAGATGTCACACCTGTAGGGCCTCTCGCCCGTGTGCGTCCTGATGTGAGCGGCCAGGTGGGAGCAGTTGCCGAAGCGCTTGTCGCAAACCGAGCAGCTGTAGGGTTTCTCTTTGCCCTCGTCGCCGGCGCCGCCGACGCCGTGATAGAGGTGAAAAGGCAAGATGGCCTCATGCAGGCTGGCCCTCATGCCCGACGCCGAGGACATGAAATCTTTAATGTCTGACTCCAGATCTTCCAGAGGTTCTGAACTGTGGCCCAGCCAGAACTCCCTGAGGCTCCTCTCTGGTTCTTTCTTCACCTGGGTGACATCATTGGGATGCTccaggctgctgctgctgccttcTTCCTCGATGGGCTGGGACTCAGGGGCCTCCATGTCTGCTGATGCTGCCTCCTCATGCTtctgaggagggggaggagggaggtGATGATGGATGTGCTCCTGCAGCTGAGCTCCGCTACATGCATCTAGTTATAAGAAAGACATTAGAAGAAAAACAACGGACAAAGAACGTCTTTTGATTGATAGACGTCATTGAAACCGACCTGACTTGAGAAGCCTCAGCTGCATTCGGAGGCGGCCGATCTCCAAGTCCTTCACGCGGCAAAGCTCCTCTTTGTACTCGTCTATTGTTTTCTCGACGGCGCCAAATATCTCGTCCGCCACGGCCGCCAGCCGCTCGTTGAGAAAAGCTTTCAAGGAGAGCATCGTGGTCGCCTGGAgtggaaagggaaaaaaagctcagATTTGCACCTCCGAGACGTATTTTTTCACGGGACCCTGAACGTCACGCTCCGCTTGTAAATACGGAAATGAGCTTCCGTCTGTACAAATGTACGTTTTTATCTGCTGCCCCTACTGTACTGGAGGTGCAACTGCACGACGGTTTATATTTTAATGACGTAAatcattgtatattttttaattttggtagATTTTTAGGTCGTCTCATGTATTACGGAGCTTTTCCTGAGAATGATCAATTTTAAAtagttaaacaaataaatgtaaattaaagcTACACTGGTAAATATTTAGGTTTTTGGTCCGAAAAGTATTACTTTtgaataattatataattaaataaaaaatgattaatacatTCCAATCATGTATCATGCACTTGTCCTCAGAATTAATAattgtagataaaaaaaaaattgggaaaaaaacccAAATGGTTTTAGTAAATATTTAGATTGAGCTTCATGTATTATGCTGTCGTGTCAGAATTCTTAATTACAAGTGCAATGTATTACAactcattttttctttcttttatttcagCACATGGTGGACAAACATGAATATCTTAGCAagtttttagaaaataaaatatttaaagaatAATACTTTAGGTGGAAATTTGtctaaaaatctaaattgatacttttatttcactataaaatgtttagtcatttggtttgttttcacGCAGCGCAGTCACAAAGTGGTCGTTGAGCTCAAACAAAGCTATATTCTTGCACTCTTTGGAAGTGGTAATCCTTTTTGCTTTCAGTGTCCACTTCAGTTTTTATGGTCTTCAGAAGCCACACTAAATCCACCAAACTACATTCATGGAGCAAAATAAGACACCAAGACAGTCTCTAATTGGTTTATTAAGTTTCCTTACAGCCTTTTCACCCTCAAAACCAGCGGCCGTTACAACATGAACGGGCACAAAATGGATACGTCAATGTGAGCGCGGCTCATGCACAGCTAACGGGGAGGTGGAAGCCACAGACGAAGCATTAGAAACACACGGGAGACACGCGCTCATAAGAAATGTGATTGAAGACGGGCTGCGAACCGTTTCAAGTAAAGAAGTGGTGGTTAGTCTTTACAGCTCGTTGTGGAAGTGGTAAGTTCACACAAGTTTTCAGTGCATGTGCTAACCCGCTCCAATCCTGTATCCTCAAGACGAAACGTGCCCAAATACATACAAGGAGAGCGTGACAGCATTGCACAAGtatgtttcatttaaaaaataaaataaaacggggATAACTAAGTGCAGAGTTGCTGAGTCGTCAGATTTTCTACATCTTGGCGTTGATAATCTCGACAAATTCGGGCTTGAGGGAAGCGCCGCCAACCAGGAAACCGTCCACATCCTTCTGGGAGCCAAGTTCCTTGCAGGTGCCGCCAGTCACGGAACCTACAAGAAGAGCACGCGAGATGAGACGGACGCGAGACGCTCGTCAGatggattgtttgtttgttttttcgctCCGCAACAGACCTCCGTAGATGATCCTCACGGAGTTGGCCACGGCCTCCGACACGTTGGTCTTGAGCCACGCCCTCAGCTTCTCGTGAACCTCCTGAGCCTGGAAATTTGCAACACAGGCGGGGATGACAAAATAATTATAACGCAGATGTGGCAACCTGTCATAATATAGCGCCATCTACTGCCAAGGAGGACTTTataaacccaatttttttttttgccttaaaagggtgagtcaaccttaaaaatgtcttgacaatatgttatttgtaacctcactagtctaaatatgacattctgattaacattacatttgtgaacttatacgagttatgcagcaaaatccagccatttttctccatctcagggagcagccattttgcccacttgcttgtcaactgaagatgacatcatagttgctcagggctcgaccaatcacagctcacctgctttctgaagatgaggtgtgattggttgttacctgaaaaactgtgatgtcattttcacgcaacagcaagtggcaaaatggccgccttctgatattgataaaaactgctggattttgctgcttaactcattccaccaacacaatattaaccagaataccgtatttagaccagtattattattgtcaatattttttttggggggggggcttgattTCCCTCTTTAGTATTGGCCTATtttactttaactttttttttttcagcctctgCGGATGatgacattacaaaaaaaaaaaaaaaagtaaagtcaaTAGTGGTTGAGATtgtgtattataaaaaaaaataaaataaaaaaataataatatttgcatCATTTACTTTTACCACAAATATCTGTACTCAAAGTAGCAACTTTTGCTCCATTGAGCAAGTGGTGGCGTCCGAGGAAAAATTTACCTGCTGGGGGGAAGCTGTCTTGCCGGTGCCGATGGCCCACACGGGCTCGTAAGCGAGCACCACTTTGCTCCAGTCCTTGACGTTGTCTAGAATAAAACGAGACACTAGATAAGACGATCAGAATTCCCAAAGTACTTAAGCCACAATTGTAGTTGGGCTCGTTTATCACGCCACATTGCAGCAAGCTGCCGTTTCCGCAATCAGCATTGTGCGCCGAGAGGCAGTGGATGGTAAAGAGTGACTCCATCGGAATTCCAACAATAGTATTTGTGCTTGTGTATCTGATCATATTGcagcaagaaaaagaaagaaaagtcacacacaaaatcaaTAATGTGGAGCTCTTGCCCCATTTAAGAAAAATGGGAAATTCCTCAAGCGTGACTAGAACTGACTTGGGGAACTTTTCCTATCAAGTCCTTTAAGagctcaaatgattttttgaaaaatatgaagcATACATATAGTCTACTTCTACGATTGTAAGAGCCCAACTGGAGCTTTGCCTTTTATTCGGAGAACTTAGCGAGCGAGAGAGTGACAACGGGCTctaaagaattattttttttttttttacaagttcaaGTGCATTTGAATAAATCTAAGTGTGTTTCAGCGCATTCATGTAATCTTGTTAAGAAATAAAACCACTCATCAggattatataatttttttaaatttgtcattatagtcatttttatttcagtttgacttttgtattttaaattgagttattttaaaaaaaaatccagggcGAGTttgttagcttttattttttttgaaaatgttttgttttatttaatttttattagttttggtacaatttttttttttcatgtggcgTGTAAAAACCTTCAATTTTCTGTATAggaataccaaaataaatacccttaaaataaactctgaaagctcatgtatgatattaattgacaaaaacgaaatttttgcaattttatttttttttttttaaaataaacataagatgcagttaaacttttttaattttatttcaaacttaagatgcagtttaacttttttttattttaatttaaatatcatttcatttattttgttatttttcctaAACTATAGTAACTCTAGCACTCACACAGTAAGAggtcaaactaaacaaaaactgcCGGGCATACCTGCGATGACCTTCGTCTGCGCAAAGACGACCTTCTCGGTGATGCCTCCCTCCCTCTCGTCCAGCTTCTCGCCGATGCAGGCGATCACGCCGAGACCGTTCTCCAGCGCGTGGGCCGTCTTCTGCCCGATGAGCTGGCGAGAAAGGACGGGCGAGCTCTCATTGGCCAGTCGCGTTCTCGTCGAGCGTCTTCGCGGCGAACACGCACTCACTCACCTCGTCATTCTCGCCGAAGACATGGCGCCTCTCCGAGTGTCCCAGGATCACCCAGTGGACACCGCAGTCCTTGATCATCGCAGGGCTGAGGGCGGATGGAAGTCATGGGAGAGTTCAAAGCATGAGATTTttgtgtggtaaaaaaaaaaaaaatggttaggGAGGGGGGCATACCTGATCTCCCCAGTGAAAGCCCCCTTGGCGACTTTGTAGCAGTTCTGGGCGGCGACACCGAACTTAGAGTCCAGTTTGGACCTGGCAAAGTCCAAGTAGATGGATGGGGCGCCACACACCACATCTGTACAAAATGTAAAGTGCACCttttagattttgttttattattattattattatgcactCGCAGCCATATTAGGGCTGTGACCCTTTCAGGAGATtagtcccccccacccccctcctgttgtttttttcatctgtGAAAACAGGGCACTAAAACAACAGTATCTTGgacagggtgtgtgtctgttCCATTTCATTACACCCTGTGgcacaatgacaataaatctaTCCTAATTCTGAACAtgtaatcacatttttattgtagttttcCAATCACAAAGAttggaatttgaaaaaaagaaaaagcttttggGTCGTACGCAGGCTTTGTTtttatatgcacacacacacgcgcgtgtattttatttatttatttgtttcgtGTTTAGAAAAGTTCAGTGCTAAAGAAGTTCAGTCCAcaaattgtttattaaaaaacacgAAAATGTGAAGTGATGAAGTCACAGATTTGCTTAAATGATTTCATCCCACTTGTGACTTCCGGATTTATATCCATGCCAGACATGTTTTAGAATTTTGTGAAATTGTCATAGTGAACACAAGACTGCTAGTcaaagtgtaaataaaaataaatggactcatttgcctttatttcaGCGTAAACCTAACCtacatgtattttaaaaaaatccataaatcagacattgtttattgtaatatattgtgtttgttaaataaatgcatGGGAAGGGGACCTTAtgaaaaaataaccacatattaaatcataatcacaataattaaacaaaatgttctGCCGAAATTTCAGGCacacaaaaacgtatttttattcaatttgtttGGTATACATTGCACTATAATTAGTCTACTTTTCCACTATAGTGCACATATGGATACCTGACTCCTCTTCCTATAGTAGGTGCTATAAGAATACATTGTGCTGTACATCAACCAGAGTAGTCTTATATGCATACCCAAACACGTAGCTGGATGAAAGAcgtttcttttgagggaaattTTGGGCTAACTGCTTCGATTTCTCCATCACATCAATAAATTGTGTCACAAATGTCATTATTTGAGGACAATCTGAATCCAGTGTTTCTAAATAAGCAAACAGTTGAATCTTATCAAAGTAAGTACTGTACAACGTGCTCGGGTCGCACAGAGTACAGTGAAGTTGATACACCGGTATTCAAATTGTAACTGTAGCCCCGGCCGGGGCCATCTATATTAAAACGCAGCCCCGTGTCATTAATGCTAAAGGTCAATTCTCTGCATAAAGTTCAGCACCGCTAAAGGTCATCGACAGGGTCGCATTCTGCAGGGGTCACGTCTGGCTGATGGTAAAGAGCGTGCTTCAGATGGCATACTGAGGGGCGTATGCATACATGGGTCGAAGTTCAAGGGTTTTGAGTGTGTGTTAGTGGGGGGCAGATGAGGCATGTGATTGACACTCCCACACACAATAGTTGCATAATACAAAAGTAAACCAGACAGCGGAAACCGGCTTCAACACACTCACTCGGCAACTCCATTGTGCTAATGGCAGTGATTAAAAACACAGTGCTCGTGGTTGGCTTTCCAAGCCTGCGGGAAAATGAGGTTACTGCCAACTGTTGCCTTCAAGCCCCATTTGGAAAAATCGGACACGAGTGCACTTCACGTTAGCGTTTTGTTCGAGGAGTAACGATTAGTTGTGTTTGCGCCTGGCAATCGATCTGGTTTCATTGATTTAACtggctataaagagcacatattgtatgtacagtataacaGGCTAGTTTTAAGGTGAATAATCATTTTAGCAGGCCGGGTGTACGCGAATGCACCGCGACAAGCAGCCGCAAAGCTGGACTACGTGCCGCCGCAAACGCACGCCCTCCGATTGACCGATTAACGTGACACAAAATCAAATTTATATCTCTATTACCATACACTGTTCCTTCTGCAAAGGATTTCTAGTCAAACTGTGTAATGGTGTGTGCAGCTAGATGATTTCTGAACGCTGCAATTGTGCTTTTCTTACCGACATTGGGATCCACCTTGGCGGAGTTCATGGACTGAATGAGCTCGCCGAGGCTCTTCTTGTCGCCATTCatcttccagtttccaccgacGAAGAATTTCCTGCTCATTTTGGCGTTTGGTGGTGCGTGTGTTCGCTATCGAATGAAACCGACCAAGGTCTGACTTGACTTGGG is a window encoding:
- the LOC144057929 gene encoding uncharacterized protein LOC144057929 — protein: MLSLKAFLNERLAAVADEIFGAVEKTIDEYKEELCRVKDLEIGRLRMQLRLLKSDACSGAQLQEHIHHHLPPPPPQKHEEAASADMEAPESQPIEEEGSSSSLEHPNDVTQVKKEPERSLREFWLGHSSEPLEDLESDIKDFMSSASGMRASLHEAILPFHLYHGVGGAGDEGKEKPYSCSVCDKRFGNCSHLAAHIRTHTGERPYRCDICRKSFITTSALNRHQTIHTEGKHYVCIYCSKAFKWMESLGRHVRIAHKRPNAPQ
- the tpi1b gene encoding triosephosphate isomerase B, with translation MSRKFFVGGNWKMNGDKKSLGELIQSMNSAKVDPNVDVVCGAPSIYLDFARSKLDSKFGVAAQNCYKVAKGAFTGEISPAMIKDCGVHWVILGHSERRHVFGENDELIGQKTAHALENGLGVIACIGEKLDEREGGITEKVVFAQTKVIADNVKDWSKVVLAYEPVWAIGTGKTASPQQAQEVHEKLRAWLKTNVSEAVANSVRIIYGGSVTGGTCKELGSQKDVDGFLVGGASLKPEFVEIINAKM